A genomic window from Silene latifolia isolate original U9 population chromosome 11, ASM4854445v1, whole genome shotgun sequence includes:
- the LOC141613952 gene encoding uncharacterized protein LOC141613952 translates to MSKAYDRIRWDFLRSTLICFGFPIGLIDLIMSVVSTVSYEVLVNGAPLKQFQPKCGLRQGDPLSPYLFILCMEILSQNVLAAQSNGSIYGIKLSRNTPPLSHLLFADDSVFFLLDKEGAYLKLKKILDTFCGASGQLMNETKSGILFSPSTTLRSVQEGLRVLRISQCKGIGRYLGIDTDFGSSKKAIFNTLIEKVRRRISSWNAIFLSPAGRLTLISSVLSALSNYVLSVFKIPVSVANKINSLLSHFWWAGTRSRSTIHWCSKNFISLPKSEGGLGIRNIQCINQALLGKLAWKIMFSKDTLVSRVFYEKLICNRDLVMPGSLKSCSYQSWGCKSLSYGMELILSNFGWKAGFCSKLNIWNTGWVGGSVPPCITSLGFPPPSSMTNLTVKDLLTPSLCWDHDLIFDLFEPEWARRICAMPICETVADDCIFWKLTTSGIYSVKSGYAVCLASYLNAHSSLKDGSRINQTIKDFCKKKAMASTRSTGISTEFASSVRVRDWIMNWINFFFSKEDSANYIIRFLSFLWSLRRVRNEMIFSGKSFSPDYFFALHASTMKTALEAESLSSSKASDKGLDLYDPMDSLRSEIRNHFPFFLVGGKGSCAPFRVKVDASWVGSFHASAGWIVYSPDGVCHGTFAKRFYAESTIQAEASGIREVLRWAVDSNILHLDVSSDCLQFLLQLAKVETSHHLIRGLLHDIESYLSLFHCICFSFLPRRLNKVAHNLARAELGL, encoded by the exons ATGAGTAAGGCTTACGATCGTATTCGATGGGATTTTCTTCGAAGTACTCTTATTTGCTTTGGGTTTCCTATTGGCTTGATTGATCTTATTATGAGTGTTGTTTCGACTGTTTCGTATGAAGTTTTGGTTAATGGGGCTCCTTTAAAACAGTTTCAGCCTAAGTGCGGCTTGCGACAGGGGGATCCGCTGTCGCCGTATCTTTTTATCTTATGTATGGAGATCCTTTCCCAAAATGTTCTTGCAGCACAATCGAATGGGTCAATCTATGGTATTAAATTATCAAGAAATacacctcctctctctcatcttCTTTTCGCGGATGATTCTGTTTTCTTCCTTCTTGATAAGGAGGGGGCTTATTTGAAGCTTAAAAAGATTTTAGATACTTTCTGTGGTGCGTCGGGGCAACTTATGAATGAGACTAAGTCTGGTATACTGTTCAGTCCGAGCACTACGTTGCGTTCGGTTCAGGAGGGTTTGCGGGTTCTACGTATCTCACAATGCAAGGGTATTGGTAGATATCTGGGTATTGACACTGATTTTGGTTCATCTAAGAAGGCCATTTTTAATACTCTTATTGAAAAGGTTAGACGGCGTATTTCGTCTTGGAACGCTATTTTTCTTTCCCCTGCTGGTAGATTGACTTTGATTTCTTCTGTTTTGTCTGCCTTATCGAATTATGTCCtatcggtatttaaaataccggtaagtgtggcTAATAAGATTAATTCCTTattgtcacatttttggtgggctgGAACGAGATCTAGGTCTACTATCCATTGGTGTAGTAAGAATTTTATTAGCCTACCTAAGTCGGAAGGGGGCCTTGGTATTAGGAACATTCAGTGTATAAATCAGGCCCTTTTGGGGAAATTAGCTTGGAAAATTATGTTTTCAAAAGACACTCTGGTTAGCCGTGTTTTCTATGAGAAGCTCATTTGTAACAGGGATCTAGTCATGCCTGGGTCTTTGAAGTCTTGCTCTTATCAGTCTTGGGGTTGCAAAAGTTTATCTTATGGTATGGAGTTGATTTTGTCGAATTTTGGCTGGAAAGCTGGATTCTGTTCCAAGCTTAATATTTGGAATACCGGATGGGTTGGTGGTTCTGTCCCGCCTTGTATTACTAGCCTAGGGTTTCCTCCGCCAAGTTCTATGACGAATTTGACTGTTAAGGATCTTTTGACTCCTTCTTTGTGCTGGGACCATGATCTTATTTTTGATTTGTTTGAGCCTGAGTGGGCTCGCCGTATATGTGCTATGCCGATTTGTGAGACTGTTGCAGATGACTGTATTTTTTGGAAGCTTACAACTTCGGGGATTTATTCGGTCAAAAGTGGGTATGCTGTTTGTCTGGCCTCTTATCTTAATGCTCATAGTTCGTTAAAAGATGGTAGTAGAATTAATCAAACTATAAAGGATTTCTGTAAAAAAAAGGCTATGGCATCTACCAGGTCCACAG GCATTTCTACTGAATTCGCTTCGTCCGTTCGGGTTCGGGATTGGATAATGAATTGGATTAATTTTTTCTTTTCCAAAGAAGATTCAGCTAATTATATTATCCGGTTTCTTTCCTTTTTATGGAGCTTACGGCGCGTACGAAATGAGATGATTTTTTCGGGGAAATCTTTTTCGCCGGACTATTTCTTTGCGCTTCATGCTAGCACTATGAAGACAGCTTTGGAAGCAGAGTCTCTTTCTTCCTCTAAAGCCTCGGACAAGGGTCTAGATCTTTATGATCCTATGGACTCTTTGAGGAGTGAAATTCGTAATCATTTTCCGTTCTTTTTGGTGGGTGGAAAAGGTTCTTGCGCGCCGTTTCGTGTTAAAGTTGATGCGAGTTGGGTGGGTTCTTTTCATGCTTCTGCAGGATGGATTGTTTATTCACCCGATGGGGTATGTCACGGAACTTTTGCTAAAAGGTTTTATGCTGAATCTACTATCCAAGCAGAAGCGAGCGGAATAAGAGAAGTTTTGAGATGGGCCGTGGATAGTAATATTCTGCACTTGGATGTGTCCTCTGATTGTCTTCAGTTCCTCCTTCAACTGGCTAAGGTGGAGACATCGCATCATTTGATCCGGGGGTTACTTCATGATATTGAGTCTTATCTttcgttgtttcattgtatttgtTTTAGTTTTTTACCACGTCGTCTTAATAAGGTTGCCCATAACCTAGCTAGGGCTGAATTGGGATTGTAG
- the LOC141613951 gene encoding uncharacterized protein LOC141613951, with protein sequence MNASLPWYLVLFYGEPEQSLRMQVFDFLGSWLVSLDHPFIIVGDFNQVEFSSDKLSAKTGSIAGAMSFHNWRVEHELVDIPFKGPRFTWCNNRKGFRRVYERIDKAYGSKDWFSNFPNTGVKHFPIQISDHAPIELCFNLVKNSCKKPYEIESWNLHNEECTSPFRLVRKLAFIRNMLRKWSIDKRKSWSKEWDCFDERIVEAMDYTIISGNSDLAVQVNNEGRAGRNFILGIKDFAGNWTYDPICIGNLFYSHFYGIYNPISDDYVVALSTTPASSNTIIFPRLAEFDVLFQRLGALKSPGPDGYPALFFQKCWHFVKNDVISAVLNILNSGLVVTRCITNRMSRVMSYLVGEFQNAFVVGRHIGDNVILAHEAIQNINKHFLGIVGSLLLRPI encoded by the exons ATGAATGCCTCTTTGCCTTGGTACCTTGTTTTGTTCTACGGTGAGCCCGAACAATCTCTCCGTATGCAAGTGTTTGATTTTTTGGGTTCATGGTTAGTTTCTCTTGATCATCCGTTTATTATTGTGGGTGATTTTAATCAAGTGGAATTTAGTTCCGACAAATTAAGTGCGAAGACGGGCAGTATTGCGGGGGCAATGAGCTTTCATAACTGGCGAGTTGAGCACGAACTCGTTGATATTCCGTTCAAGGGACCACGTTTTACGTGGTGTAATAATAGGAAGGGTTTTAGACGGGTTTACGAAAGAATTGATAAGGCATATGGTTCGAAGGATTGGTTTAGTAATTTCCCTAATACCGGGGTTAAACATTTTCCCATTCAAATTTCGGATCATGCACCCATAGAACTTTgttttaatcttgtgaaaaattctTGCAAGAAGCCttacgaaattgagtcttggaattTGCATAATGAGGAGT GTACTTCTCCGTTTCGATTAGTAAGGAAGTTGGCTTTTATCAGAAATATGTTGAGGAAATGGTCAATTGACAAAAGAAAGTCTTGGAGTAAGGAGTGGGATTGCTTTGATGAACGTATTGTGGAAGCTATGGACTATACTATTATTTCTGGAAATTCTGATTTAGCAGTTCAAGTTAACAATGAG GGGCGCGCGGGACGCAACTTTATTCTTGGTATTAAAGATTTTGCGGGCAATTGGACTTATGACCCGATCTGTATTGGGAACCTTTTTTACTCACACTTTTATGGTATTTATAATCCTATTTCTGACGATTATGTTGTTGCTCTATCAACCACTCCTGCTTCATCAAATACTATTATTTTTCCAAGGCTAGCTGAATTTGATGTTCTCTTTCAACGG CTAGGGGCATTGAAATCTCCGGGTCCGGATGGTTATCCTGCTTTGTTTTTTCAAAAATGTTGGCACTTTGTTAAAAATGATGTTATTTCGGCGGTTTTGAATATTCTAAACAGTGGTTTG GTTGTCACACGTTGCATTACTAATAGGATGTCTAGAGTTATGAGTTATTTGGTGGGAGAGTTCCAGAATGCCTTTGTTGTTGGGCGACATATTGGGGACAATGTTATTCTTGCTCATGAGGCGATTCAGAATATTAATAAGCATTTTCTGGGAATTGTGGGAAGTTTGCTTTTAAGGCCGATATGA